The bacterium genome contains the following window.
CCGCCATGAGTTCGGGAACGATCCCGGGGGTGATTCCGTGAATTTCCACGTCCAGAGTATCCCCGGCGAAAACGAGAGTGTCAATATCCATTCGCCGCGGTCGAAAAACAAAGTGACCCTGCGAAGTGTGGGGCCAGGCATCGGCAACGGTGTCCACCACTCCATTGACTCGAATGAGAATCGGCGAGACCCCGTCGTCATGGGAACTGCTGAATACCGTGATATCGCAGATTCCTGCTTCGCTAATCAGCGAGTCCGTCAAGAACCTCATCGGCCAATCGCCCAGAAACGCATCCGCTACCGAGCCGGCGGGGAGGCCATGCCCGATGATTCGCACCGGTTCTCCTTGATAAATGCTGCCGTCTCCGCTCTGATCCTTCACCACCCATCGAGGAATCGGCGCATAGATAAATGCCGTTGTCCGATAGTTGCCTGCATACTGCGCGAATCCTCCCACTTCAAGTGTCATTCGCAACCGAGACGTGAAGGGCACCGGATCCGCCAAGTGCCAGCGATAGGCTGAACAATTCCCACCTCCGAGATAGAGCACTCCGTGCATGCTCAATTGGTAGGGAGTCACTTGCCCGTTGGCATTGGACCAAAAATAGCCGCCATTGAAGTAGTCCTCGGTTCCCGTTCCCAGCCAAGAAGCCTCCCGTTCCCTGTCGAAATAGAGATTTTCATCCCCCTCCAATACCGAGTGTGTCGTACCCGTCATTTGCCAAAACAGACCGACGTAGGTCCCGGGCCCGGCAATGTCAAAACACTCGTACGGTTCGAACATCCGGGTCGGCCAGGCCTCCCGATGAATCCCGAAAAGACGTAGCGGCGGAATCTGATCCGGCTCGCGATCCACGATTTCCGCCTCCCCCTGAATCGTTCGGGTGGAATCCGTGCCGTTAGTGACAAGGACCGTCAAGTTCGCGGCAAAGGGAATCGGCAAATTCAGGTAGAGTGTGTCGCCGAGCGCTCCCGTAATTGCAGATTGATAGTTCCGTAATCCTCTTGGCGCACCGAACAGGGAACTGATCGGCCCTTCCATGAGCGGCAGCGGGTGATGGTCGGCAAACACCCGGATCTGCAGGCCGTCATGCGCGGCCTCCGTGTGAGAATCCACGGTCAGAAGAAGCTTTCGGCAGAATCCCGGCTCCGCGTGAGCGATGAGCGTGTCGGTAACTCCGGCAGGCAATTCAACGGTGTTGTGAACGACAAGAACCGGTTCGCCGCTCAACGCGGGCTGCGTGCGGTTATTGAATACTGTGCGCAGGGAATCCAAGCTCTCCATATAGGCGGCTGTCGGCGGCATTTGAAACGCTTCAACGGTTGTCCCGGGAGGGAAACGCAGCACGTTGACGTGGTAGTATGAGGCGCCGGGATAGATCGTCATTCGCAGACGGTTCTGAAACGGAATGGGTACGTAACTGTACCGACCGTAGAACATGGAATCTGCCAACGGCGGAGTAAAGGGTTCGGCGTGTCCGAACAGAGCACGGATGGTGGTGTCCACCGTCGGCACTTCTAAATTATCCACGTAGATTTTCCACCGCGACGCGTCCGATACGGTCCGCCGGGTAAGCCAAAAATGGGTAACGACGCCCGGTCCCTCTACATCGCACATGATGCCGTATCCGCTCGAGTCGGTCCCGTAAAATTCACCGTAGTCGTCATTCGCACGTTCCCGGTCATAGCTGGAAAAGTGGAGGACTTCGGCCGGAATCGTATCCGCCAGCCACTCCCGGTAGAGGAGATATTGCCAGAAATCCGCGGGTTGCCCGAAGCTGACCGCGGGCAGCAGCATCGCAAGCAGCACCCCTATTCTCATAGCGTCTCCCTTCCGGTTCTCATGACGACAAAATATTCTCTTCTTGTTCGGTTAACGAGTTCGTTTCCGGTTATCATTGTCGGGGGATGGGTGATGGCGTCACTCGATGTGCGTCACTCGTGTCAGAATGATCTTCCATCGGTAGGGATAATCTCCCTCCGGATAGTTCCCTGCCAACAGATAGCCTCCGTCCGGAGTTTTAACCATCCCTCTCATTTCTCCGTGTCCCACTTCCTTTGTCCAGAGCGAGTCTCCGCTATTCGTCGTCAGCATCAAGAACATGCGCGCATCTTTCCGTCGGTCGAACGAACCTCCCATCAATAGTTCCCCGTTGTCAAGCACATCCAATGTTCGACTGCGGCATTCTGCGCCGGCGGCAAAGGAACGCTGCCAGAGTAGAGCTCCTCTCGCGTCCATCTTGAAGGCGACCCCCGCCGCTTCCGTCGAACCCTTCCTAGACGTGTGGCCGACGATCACGAATCCGCCGTCGTCTGTTTCCCCGACGTCGCCGAACTCCACTCCCCGTTCGTCCATTTGATAGTCCCAGAGCTTGTTGCCCCGCGGGTCAATTCGGCTGACAATCGTCTTTCCGGACGATCCCGCCAGCAGATAGCCGCCGTCACGACAGGGCTTGATCACCTCATGGAAATGGAAATCGTCCTTTTCATAAGACCGGTAGTCCAGAGTGTCGCCACGGACGCTCACTCGCATCACGAAGAACCGGTTTCCGTTCATCACATGCGGATCCGGATTGCCGAAAGCCACGAATTGGCCGTCCGCTGTTCGATTCAGATCGAAGATGATGTTGATCCCCGTGGCGCAGAACGGTACGCGTCCGACAAAGTTTCCCGAGTCGTTCCATGTCGTCAGACAGCGGCAGTTCTGCCGGTTCTCCTCAGTACAATCCGAAAACGTCAGAAAGGAGCCGTCAGGGTTGACGAACAATCTCCGGATTGACATCGCCGACGAGACTTTCATACGGCCGGTCGCGCCGTAGAATTCCTCGGATACCTCAGAGCAATCCATTTCCGCCACGGTCCCAAAGGCGCGCGTCCAGAGCGTGTCGCCGTCCGGGTTCAAGCGGAGCAGCAGGTTCTGGTCGCCGAAATACTGCGGATGCCTGCTCTCACCGGTAATCAGAATACCGCCGTCCGGCATCACCGCAACGGCTCGACATGCACCATCGTACTCTCTGGTCCAGACCGTTTCCACCTGCGCCATTATCGGAAGCGGCAGCAAGATGAAAGCCAAACCGCAAAGTAGGTATCTCATAATTGTCTCCCCGTGGCAACCTATCGAAACCCGGCGAACTGGTATGGGCACCATAAGTCCCTCTCGAATTCGCGGCGGAAACGATGGAGTCGGATCGCACGGCCGTGCGCGGCTACGACTCCTCTTTTTCAGCTTTCCGATTTTCACCTTGTATTCCCTTCCACCACCGTCCCGAGTACGTCAGGTTCTCCTCACACAGTGTAAATGAGGAGCAGATTGGTGCGGCCGCTGCGAGTGGGAACTCCGCCCACCAGCACCAGTTTGCTGCCCGCTTCGGTCAGTCCGAGCCGCCGCGAATGGTCTATCGCCGCCCGGATCCGCTCGTCGAGACTCTCGCCCAGCGGAGTGTAATGCGGATGCACTCCGCGATAGAGCGTGAGTTCACCTACCACGTCCCGCGAATCGGACACCGCCACGATCGGCACCGCCGGCTGAAACCGGGCCACCGCGCGGGCCGCGTCGCCGGTGGTCGTCGGACAGAGAATCGCCGCCGCCTTGATGTCGCGGGCCAACGCAACCGCCGTGTGCGCCAGCGCGGTCGGATCATCCTCCTGCCTGACCGACAGAACCGGCACGCCGGAACCCGACACCGACTCCACTTCCCGCGCGACCTTCACGATGGTCTGCACCGCCTCCACCGGATAATCGCCGATCGCCGTCTCTTCGGAGAGCATCAGCGCGTCGGCGCCCGCCGCCACCGCATACGCCACGTCCGTCGCCTCGGCCCGCGTGGGTCGCGGACTGCGAACCATGGACGTCAGAATCTGCGTGGCCACGATGGCCGGCTTGCCCAAATCGCGGGCGATGCGCAGAATGCGATCCTGAATCGAGGGCACTTTCTCGAACTCCACCTCAATTCCCAGATCGCCCCGCGCCACCATCACACCGTCGAAAGCGGCGATGATCTCTT
Protein-coding sequences here:
- the pyk gene encoding pyruvate kinase, which codes for MSHRAVKIIATVGPAIVDNDRWLAVLEAGVNLFRFNFAHGTREVHAARIQMVRALAEAKGQPVGILADISGPKIRLGELAEDPFEFRVGKDVLLRSGETDGDGLPVQLPRFDEYVNVGDPIYVADGTRKLVVTGVESGAVRATVEVGGPVTSHKGINLPMLRKPLPPVGEKDLLDVEAALDAGADWIGLSFVGDPDDVKPIRELMARKQLSRPVLAKLERRRALNKLEEIIAAFDGVMVARGDLGIEVEFEKVPSIQDRILRIARDLGKPAIVATQILTSMVRSPRPTRAEATDVAYAVAAGADALMLSEETAIGDYPVEAVQTIVKVAREVESVSGSGVPVLSVRQEDDPTALAHTAVALARDIKAAAILCPTTTGDAARAVARFQPAVPIVAVSDSRDVVGELTLYRGVHPHYTPLGESLDERIRAAIDHSRRLGLTEAGSKLVLVGGVPTRSGRTNLLLIYTV
- a CDS encoding DUF2961 domain-containing protein; this encodes MRIGVLLAMLLPAVSFGQPADFWQYLLYREWLADTIPAEVLHFSSYDRERANDDYGEFYGTDSSGYGIMCDVEGPGVVTHFWLTRRTVSDASRWKIYVDNLEVPTVDTTIRALFGHAEPFTPPLADSMFYGRYSYVPIPFQNRLRMTIYPGASYYHVNVLRFPPGTTVEAFQMPPTAAYMESLDSLRTVFNNRTQPALSGEPVLVVHNTVELPAGVTDTLIAHAEPGFCRKLLLTVDSHTEAAHDGLQIRVFADHHPLPLMEGPISSLFGAPRGLRNYQSAITGALGDTLYLNLPIPFAANLTVLVTNGTDSTRTIQGEAEIVDREPDQIPPLRLFGIHREAWPTRMFEPYECFDIAGPGTYVGLFWQMTGTTHSVLEGDENLYFDREREASWLGTGTEDYFNGGYFWSNANGQVTPYQLSMHGVLYLGGGNCSAYRWHLADPVPFTSRLRMTLEVGGFAQYAGNYRTTAFIYAPIPRWVVKDQSGDGSIYQGEPVRIIGHGLPAGSVADAFLGDWPMRFLTDSLISEAGICDITVFSSSHDDGVSPILIRVNGVVDTVADAWPHTSQGHFVFRPRRMDIDTLVFAGDTLDVEIHGITPGIVPELMAGERILQWAGPDSTADSLARIQESVILPQGMPSGDWLVEASVEGEIVARCDQILRSRRYLRLEAEDLRVASWRGTNLWQRGMLAFTHPDTSFPWGRQVALYLGGAQEGDSLNLAFQFGDSGQFLPAYFFAATGGGAVVTVSLDGDTDVVAMDTYRTGLGWRCARTDTVYGLWRDIEPGEHILTFKVTGRNPSSTGWDIWIDQILIIEEFPSAIPHASSPARPERFALDPVFPNPFNSTASLRLWVPEAGRVKVRVFNLLGREVAVLADERMEAGERFLRWDAGGLASGIYFVRLEAPREIIIRKALLLR